In bacterium, the DNA window CCGCTTCTGCCAGAACTGGGAGATCTCGCAGGCGAAGCCGGAGCAGACGCGCAACCAGGACCTGCCGCCCGAGCGGATCGTCGCCGCGGCGCGCGCCGCGCGCTGCCGCTCGGTCGCCTACACCTACACCGAGCCGACCGTCTTCTTCGAGTACATGCTGGACACCGCGCGGCTGGCGCGGGCCGCCGGGCTGCGCAACATCTGGGTCACCGCGGGGTTCGTCAACCCCGAGCCGCTGCGCGAACTGGCGACGGTGATGGACGCGGCCAACATCGACATCAAGTCCATGCGCGATTCGTACTACCGCGACGTCTGCGGCGCGCGGCTGCAGCCGGTGCTCGACGCCGTCGCCCTCGCGGTCAAGCTCGGCGTCATGGTCGAGATCACCTACCTCATCGTGCCGACCCTCAACGACACCCCGGCGGAGATCCGCGACCTGGCGCGCTGGATCAAGGGGACGGTCGGTCCCGAGGTGCCGCTGCACTTCTCGCGCTTCTTCCCGATGTACCGCCTCGAGCGGCTGCCGCCGACGCCGCTGGAGACGATCACCAGCGCCCGCAACATCGCGCTCGGGGAGGGGCTGCGCCACGTCTACACCGGCAACGTCCCGCACGACGAGAGCGCGAACACCTTCTGCCCGAAGTGCGGAACGCGGCTGATCTCGCGGCTGGGCTACACGGTCATGGAGATGCGGGTGCGCGACGGCGCGTGCCCCGACTGCGGAGCGAAGATCTATGGCATT includes these proteins:
- the amrS gene encoding AmmeMemoRadiSam system radical SAM enzyme, whose amino-acid sequence is MKIECTLCPHACRLADYEIGLCRVRIHRDGKLYSLVHGKACAVHVDPIEKKPIFHMLPGSGAYSVATAGCNLTCRFCQNWEISQAKPEQTRNQDLPPERIVAAARAARCRSVAYTYTEPTVFFEYMLDTARLARAAGLRNIWVTAGFVNPEPLRELATVMDAANIDIKSMRDSYYRDVCGARLQPVLDAVALAVKLGVMVEITYLIVPTLNDTPAEIRDLARWIKGTVGPEVPLHFSRFFPMYRLERLPPTPLETITSARNIALGEGLRHVYTGNVPHDESANTFCPKCGTRLISRLGYTVMEMRVRDGACPDCGAKIYGI